A window of the Vigna angularis cultivar LongXiaoDou No.4 chromosome 3, ASM1680809v1, whole genome shotgun sequence genome harbors these coding sequences:
- the LOC108326427 gene encoding RNA polymerase sigma factor sigF, chloroplastic isoform X1, whose amino-acid sequence MYYAVLLVPMEFARTMFCSSPPFPSRTHPWNTHSPSSSTSVLMLREQASSAVASWSSNFSAQNFPASVLLQEQRDEYRPLLHMSKEDKTSQAILNTRQMDMDAVHEENNTGNADQVVLDFRKHLHLWPRLQNLLTSSQTGEIAASSTLQHISVDSDRRTDSVQCNGVSLAKKALSTAKQASLVVEGLKSTKADDDSIPFGLASTSLADPSIGRNKTVRSTRLLERRAKQRKVPKSVVKDDEAYDTRKDDSQERLRKEKNINEEFDHNDTLRMFLRGPETKQLLTLEQESELISQIQDLLKLEELKTRLQSQFGREPTMAEWAEGAGLNSRKLHAQLHHGNKSREKLIQANLRMVVHVAKSYQGRGLSLQDLLQEGSMGLMKSVEKFNPLAGSRFGNYAFWWIRQAIRKAVFRHSRTIRLPEKVYIQLGKVMEAKKLYIQEGNLHPTKEELARRVGITVEKIDKLLYSARTPISMQKTVWADQDTTFQEITADPTVEATDLSVEKQLMRRHVLNVLTILRPKERKIIRLRYGFEDGEQKSLSEIGDIFGLSKERVRQLEIRALYKLKKCLVKQGLDAYVDLLL is encoded by the exons TTTTGATGCTTCGTGAACAAGCTTCCTCTGCAGTTGCCTCTTGGTCCTCTAATTTTTCAGCCCAGAATTTCCCTGCCTCAGTTCTTTTACAAGAGCAGCGTGATGAATATAGGCCTCTTCTTCACATGTCTAAGGAAGACAAAACATCTCAG GCAATTTTAAATACAAGGCAGATGGATATGGACGCGGTTCATGAAGAGAATAACACTGGAAATGCTGACCAGGTAGTGCTGGACTTTAGGAAGCACCTGCATCTCTGGCCTCGTTTACAGAACTT ATTAACTTCCTCCCAAACAGGAGAAATTGCTGCTTCTTCAACTCTACAGCATATTTCTGTTGACTCGGACAGACGGACAGATAGTGTGCAATGTAATGGAGTTTCTCTTGCTAAAAAAGCTTTGTCTACTGCAAAACAAGCATCCTTAGTTGTTGAAGGCCTGAAATCAACTAAAGCTGATGATGATTCAATTCCTTTTGG TCTGGCTTCCACTAGTTTGGCGGACCCATCAATTGGAAGAAATAAAACTGTGAGGTCAACTCGGCTTTTAGAGAGACGagcaaaacaaagaaaagtacCTAAGTCCGTAGTTAAAGATGATGAAGCCTACGATACAAGAAAGGATGATTCTCAAGAAAGGCTACGcaaagaaaagaatataaatgAAGAATTTGATCACAATGATACCCTACGCATGTTCTTGAGGGGTCCTGAAACAAAACAACTTTTGACACTTGAACAAGAATCTGAACTGATTTCTCAGATACAG GACTTATTGAAATTGGAAGAATTGAAGACCAGACTCCAATCTCAATTTGGTAGGGAACCAACTATGGCTGAATGGGCTGAGGGTGCGGGACTTAACTCTCGAAAGCTCCATGCTCAGCTTCATCATGGAAACAAAAGCAGAGAAAAGTTGATTCAAGCAAATTTACGCATGGTAGTCCATGTTGCCAAAAGTTATCAGGGACGTGGTCTCAGCCTTCAGGACTTATTACAG GAGGGTAGTATGGGCCTTATGAAGAGTGTTGAAAAATTCAATCCCCTAGCCGGTTCCCGATTTGGTAATTATGCATTCTGGTGGATAAGGCAAGCAATAAGGAAAGCGGTGTTTAGACATTCCAGGACAATCCGTCTGCCG GAGAAGGTATATATCCAATTGGGCAAGGTAATGGAAGCAAAGAAATTGTACATTCAGGAAGGAAATCTTCACCCAACTAAAGAAGAATTAGCAAGAAGGGTAGGAATTACAGTAGAAAAGATTGACAAATTACTATATTCTGCAAGAACTCCAATTTCTATGCAGAAAACTGTGTGGGCTGACCAAGATACAACTTTCCAG GAGATTACTGCAGATCCCACAGTTGAGGCCACAGACTTGAGTGTTGAAAAACAGCTTATGAGGCGGCATGTGCTCAATGTCCTAACTATCTTGCGCCccaaagaaaggaaaataatcCGACTAAGATATGGTTTTGAAGATGGTGAACAGAAATCTTTATCAGAAATTGGAGACATATTTGGTTTGTCTAAGGAAAGGGTTCGTCAATTGGAGATCCGAGCATTATATAAGCTTAAGAAGTGCCTTGTCAAACAAGGACTTGATGCTTATGTAGACTTGCTTTTATAA
- the LOC108326427 gene encoding RNA polymerase sigma factor sigF, chloroplastic isoform X2, which produces MYYAVLLVPMEFARTMFCSSPPFPSRTHPWNTHSPSSSTSVLMLREQASSAVASWSSNFSAQNFPASVLLQEQRDEYRPLLHMSKEDKTSQAILNTRQMDMDAVHEENNTGNADQVVLDFRKHLHLWPRLQNLLTSSQTGEIAASSTLQHISVDSDRRTDSVQCNGVSLAKKALSTAKQASLVVEGLKSTKADDDSIPFGLADPSIGRNKTVRSTRLLERRAKQRKVPKSVVKDDEAYDTRKDDSQERLRKEKNINEEFDHNDTLRMFLRGPETKQLLTLEQESELISQIQDLLKLEELKTRLQSQFGREPTMAEWAEGAGLNSRKLHAQLHHGNKSREKLIQANLRMVVHVAKSYQGRGLSLQDLLQEGSMGLMKSVEKFNPLAGSRFGNYAFWWIRQAIRKAVFRHSRTIRLPEKVYIQLGKVMEAKKLYIQEGNLHPTKEELARRVGITVEKIDKLLYSARTPISMQKTVWADQDTTFQEITADPTVEATDLSVEKQLMRRHVLNVLTILRPKERKIIRLRYGFEDGEQKSLSEIGDIFGLSKERVRQLEIRALYKLKKCLVKQGLDAYVDLLL; this is translated from the exons TTTTGATGCTTCGTGAACAAGCTTCCTCTGCAGTTGCCTCTTGGTCCTCTAATTTTTCAGCCCAGAATTTCCCTGCCTCAGTTCTTTTACAAGAGCAGCGTGATGAATATAGGCCTCTTCTTCACATGTCTAAGGAAGACAAAACATCTCAG GCAATTTTAAATACAAGGCAGATGGATATGGACGCGGTTCATGAAGAGAATAACACTGGAAATGCTGACCAGGTAGTGCTGGACTTTAGGAAGCACCTGCATCTCTGGCCTCGTTTACAGAACTT ATTAACTTCCTCCCAAACAGGAGAAATTGCTGCTTCTTCAACTCTACAGCATATTTCTGTTGACTCGGACAGACGGACAGATAGTGTGCAATGTAATGGAGTTTCTCTTGCTAAAAAAGCTTTGTCTACTGCAAAACAAGCATCCTTAGTTGTTGAAGGCCTGAAATCAACTAAAGCTGATGATGATTCAATTCCTTTTGG TTTGGCGGACCCATCAATTGGAAGAAATAAAACTGTGAGGTCAACTCGGCTTTTAGAGAGACGagcaaaacaaagaaaagtacCTAAGTCCGTAGTTAAAGATGATGAAGCCTACGATACAAGAAAGGATGATTCTCAAGAAAGGCTACGcaaagaaaagaatataaatgAAGAATTTGATCACAATGATACCCTACGCATGTTCTTGAGGGGTCCTGAAACAAAACAACTTTTGACACTTGAACAAGAATCTGAACTGATTTCTCAGATACAG GACTTATTGAAATTGGAAGAATTGAAGACCAGACTCCAATCTCAATTTGGTAGGGAACCAACTATGGCTGAATGGGCTGAGGGTGCGGGACTTAACTCTCGAAAGCTCCATGCTCAGCTTCATCATGGAAACAAAAGCAGAGAAAAGTTGATTCAAGCAAATTTACGCATGGTAGTCCATGTTGCCAAAAGTTATCAGGGACGTGGTCTCAGCCTTCAGGACTTATTACAG GAGGGTAGTATGGGCCTTATGAAGAGTGTTGAAAAATTCAATCCCCTAGCCGGTTCCCGATTTGGTAATTATGCATTCTGGTGGATAAGGCAAGCAATAAGGAAAGCGGTGTTTAGACATTCCAGGACAATCCGTCTGCCG GAGAAGGTATATATCCAATTGGGCAAGGTAATGGAAGCAAAGAAATTGTACATTCAGGAAGGAAATCTTCACCCAACTAAAGAAGAATTAGCAAGAAGGGTAGGAATTACAGTAGAAAAGATTGACAAATTACTATATTCTGCAAGAACTCCAATTTCTATGCAGAAAACTGTGTGGGCTGACCAAGATACAACTTTCCAG GAGATTACTGCAGATCCCACAGTTGAGGCCACAGACTTGAGTGTTGAAAAACAGCTTATGAGGCGGCATGTGCTCAATGTCCTAACTATCTTGCGCCccaaagaaaggaaaataatcCGACTAAGATATGGTTTTGAAGATGGTGAACAGAAATCTTTATCAGAAATTGGAGACATATTTGGTTTGTCTAAGGAAAGGGTTCGTCAATTGGAGATCCGAGCATTATATAAGCTTAAGAAGTGCCTTGTCAAACAAGGACTTGATGCTTATGTAGACTTGCTTTTATAA